From Zerene cesonia ecotype Mississippi chromosome 13, Zerene_cesonia_1.1, whole genome shotgun sequence, the proteins below share one genomic window:
- the LOC119831447 gene encoding kinesin-like protein KIF18A isoform X2 yields the protein MVKFERGPGGPKLAAPSRSGSTQNMAANIKVVVRVRPMNSKEMEQNNRIVVDVVDDRMLVFDPKEEIRPFFYQGVQQPNKNFLKRGNKELKFVFDNVCGQNASNYDVFETTTKEMLPSLMEGYNCSVFVYGATGAGKTFTMIGSKENPGITYLTMEHLFYTINSFEKDREFDIGVSYIEVYNENVYDLLKPSSTPLQLREDSKYGVMVAGLTLHNIKTARELLNMLENGNKNRTQHPTDANAESSRSHAVFQVYVKMRYKTSSQLRIVKLSMIDLAGSERASATGCIGERFKEGANINKSLLSLGNCINKLADGSSYIPYRDSKLTRLLKDSLGGNCKTVMIANVSPSSLSYEDTYNTLKYAARANKIQLSIKKNIVDGEMRLSQYLKINEELKKKIKELEAKLSLSSVRVVKETDGNKEKVKQWRQRILAEEETHTALEEKLLSLMCQQKVLALRQRLRTRAFSHVADLAHRSSSEPLNQIRTEDIPRQERAAESYAKKAILLDTKIMTTWTKWDESRKKMKNLYNKALTDCPDIIDFVEKQQLQSDLRHIKARDELRYKLLTIENQEITAFTDYMSDMPNMLKKLYLTLKGYDKAPPALTEEYHEIMKKAKSAKGITWSDEDLENDVHFKFISSLDLEKPTTTLDFGKKDVNSTIDIVTDSDDLTDIENKEPKQLSAKKRKGTPIKLANNETIIINDSFESLDATRNLNSAKKVKRENSPALDIENNYGVIDPNSLNSTFVLANNMNSWKKVPVKAEPKDREPVKTGLQDRTNIIHRPISFNDRAKIVKPVVGKAAAFRRNPAPPVKPAAGFGSSVARDGTALQKNVQAVRARERMQTHPYTRPAIRK from the exons ATGGTGAAATTCGAAAGAGGTCCTGGAGGACCAAAGCTTGCTGCCCCTTCAAGAAGCGGATCTACACAGAACATGGCAGCGAATATCAAAGTTGTTGTCAGGGTTCGACCGATGAATAGCAAAGAAATGGAACAGAACAACAGAATTGTCGTGGATGTTGTTGATGACAGGATGTTAGTGTTTGACCCGAAAGAGGAAATTCGTCCCTTTTTCTACCAAGGCGTACAGCAACCAAACAAAAACTTTCTTAAACGCGGCAACAAAgaattgaaatttgtatttgataatgTGTGTGGTCAGAATGCATCGAATTACGATGTTTTTGAAACCACAACTAAAGAAATGTTACCCTCCTTGATGGAAGGGTACAATTGCTCTGTGTTTGTGTATGGGGCTACAGGTGCAGGGAAGACATTCACTATGATTGGAAGCAAGGAAAAtcctggaataacatatttgaCTATGGAACACTTGTTCTATACAATCAATTCTTTTGAAAAGGACAGGGAGTTTGACATCGGAGTTTCATACATCGAA gtctataatgaaaatgtttatgacTTACTAAAACCATCAAGTACTCCACTGCAATTGCGTGAAGATTCCAAGTATGGAGTAATGGTGGCTGGATTAACTTTGCACAATATCAAAACAGCAAGagaacttttaaatatgttggaaaatggtaataaaaatagaaccCAACATCCAACAGATGCCAATGCAGAGAGTTCAAGAAGCCATGCTGTGTTTCAA GTGTATGTAAAGATGCGATATAAGACTAGCAGTCAACTGCGTATTGTGAAGTTATCTATGATAGACCTGGCTGGTAGTGAACGCGCATCCGCCACAGGTTGTATTGGGGAGAGGTTCAAGGAAGGCGCTAATATTAACAAGAGTCTGTTGTCTTTGGGtaactgtataaataaattggctGATGGAAGCAGTTACATACCCTACAG GGACTCAAAACTAACTCGCCTCCTCAAGGACAGTCTGGGCGGTAACTGCAAGACAGTTATGATTGCAAATGTATCACCATCGAGCCTCAGTTATGAGGACACATATAACACTCTAAAATATGCAGCTCGGGCTAACAAGATACAGCTCAGTATTAAGAAGAATATAGTGGACGGAGAGATGAGGCTATCACAGTACCTCAAGATCAATGAAGAGTTGAAGAAGAAGATCAAGGAATTGGAGGCAAAGTTGTCACTCTCTTCTGTCAGGGTGGTCAAAGAAACTGATGGGAATAAGGAGAAAG tgAAACAATGGCGTCAACGCATATTAGCTGAGGAAGAAACCCATACTGCACTTGAGGAAAAGCTACTGTCTCTCATGTGCCAGCAGAAAGTCTTGGCTTTGAGGCAACGTCTGAGGACAAGGGCCTTTTCTCATGTTGCTGATTTAGCTCATCGGTCTTCATCGGAGCCTTTGAATcaa ATACGCACGGAAGACATACCTCGTCAGGAGCGAGCAGCGGAAAGTTACGCTAAGAAAGCCATATTATTGGACACGAAAATCATGACCACTTGGACGAAGTGGGATGAGAGTCggaagaaaatgaaaaatctatACAACAAGGCACTAACCGACTGTCCAGATATCATTGACTTTGTTGAGAAACAACAATTGCAAAGTGACCTCAGACACATTAAGGCTAGAGACGAGTTGCGGTATAAATTGCTAACGATCGAGAATCAGGAAATAACAGCGTTCACGGATTACATGAGCGATATGCCAAATATGCTTAAAAAGCTTTACCTGACGCTCAAAGGCTACGACAAAGCTCCGCCGGCATTGACGGAAGAATATCACGAAATCATGAAGAAAGCAAAGTCCGCTAAAGGAATTACGTGGTCGGACGAAGATTTAGAAAACGACgtgcattttaaattcatttcctCTCTCGATTTGGAGAAACCGACCACTACATTGGACTTTGGTAAAAAGGACGTAAACTCAACTATAGACATTGTAACGGATAGTGATGATTTGACAGACATAGAGAACAAAGAACCTAAACAGTTATCAGCTAAGAAACGCAAAGGGACACCGATAAAACTGGCTAATAATGAgacgataataataaatgattcatTCGAAAGTTTGGATGCGACGAGAAATTTGAATTCGGCCAAGAAGGTTAAGAGAGAAAATAGTCCAGCGTTGGACATTGAGAATAATTATGGGGTTATCGATCCCAACAGCTTGAATTCGACGTTCGTGCTCGCGAATAATATGAATTCTTGGAAGAAAGTGCCAGTTAAAGCAGAACCCAAGGATAGAGAGCCCGTAAAGACTGGACTTCAGGATAGGACTAATATTATTCATCGACCCATCAGTTTTAATGATAGAG CGAAAATAGTAAAACCGGTGGTTGGTAAAGCAGCGGCGTTCAGAAGAAACCCAGCTCCGCCGGTGAAGCCCGCGGCCGGTTTTGGTTCCAGCGTTGCCAGGGATGGGACTGCTTTGCAAAAGAATGTGCAag CAGTGCGAGCGAGAGAGAGAATGCAGACCCACCCGTACACGAGACCGGCCATCAggaaatga
- the LOC119831447 gene encoding kinesin-like protein KIF18A isoform X1, protein MVKFERGPGGPKLAAPSRSGSTQNMAANIKVVVRVRPMNSKEMEQNNRIVVDVVDDRMLVFDPKEEIRPFFYQGVQQPNKNFLKRGNKELKFVFDNVCGQNASNYDVFETTTKEMLPSLMEGYNCSVFVYGATGAGKTFTMIGSKENPGITYLTMEHLFYTINSFEKDREFDIGVSYIEVYNENVYDLLKPSSTPLQLREDSKYGVMVAGLTLHNIKTARELLNMLENGNKNRTQHPTDANAESSRSHAVFQVYVKMRYKTSSQLRIVKLSMIDLAGSERASATGCIGERFKEGANINKSLLSLGNCINKLADGSSYIPYRDSKLTRLLKDSLGGNCKTVMIANVSPSSLSYEDTYNTLKYAARANKIQLSIKKNIVDGEMRLSQYLKINEELKKKIKELEAKLSLSSVRVVKETDGNKEKVKQWRQRILAEEETHTALEEKLLSLMCQQKVLALRQRLRTRAFSHVADLAHRSSSEPLNQIRTEDIPRQERAAESYAKKAILLDTKIMTTWTKWDESRKKMKNLYNKALTDCPDIIDFVEKQQLQSDLRHIKARDELRYKLLTIENQEITAFTDYMSDMPNMLKKLYLTLKGYDKAPPALTEEYHEIMKKAKSAKGITWSDEDLENDVHFKFISSLDLEKPTTTLDFGKKDVNSTIDIVTDSDDLTDIENKEPKQLSAKKRKGTPIKLANNETIIINDSFESLDATRNLNSAKKVKRENSPALDIENNYGVIDPNSLNSTFVLANNMNSWKKVPVKAEPKDREPVKTGLQDRTNIIHRPISFNDRAKIVKPVVGKAAAFRRNPAPPVKPAAGFGSSVARDGTALQKNVQDARKPINPKSVGYKAVRARERMQTHPYTRPAIRK, encoded by the exons ATGGTGAAATTCGAAAGAGGTCCTGGAGGACCAAAGCTTGCTGCCCCTTCAAGAAGCGGATCTACACAGAACATGGCAGCGAATATCAAAGTTGTTGTCAGGGTTCGACCGATGAATAGCAAAGAAATGGAACAGAACAACAGAATTGTCGTGGATGTTGTTGATGACAGGATGTTAGTGTTTGACCCGAAAGAGGAAATTCGTCCCTTTTTCTACCAAGGCGTACAGCAACCAAACAAAAACTTTCTTAAACGCGGCAACAAAgaattgaaatttgtatttgataatgTGTGTGGTCAGAATGCATCGAATTACGATGTTTTTGAAACCACAACTAAAGAAATGTTACCCTCCTTGATGGAAGGGTACAATTGCTCTGTGTTTGTGTATGGGGCTACAGGTGCAGGGAAGACATTCACTATGATTGGAAGCAAGGAAAAtcctggaataacatatttgaCTATGGAACACTTGTTCTATACAATCAATTCTTTTGAAAAGGACAGGGAGTTTGACATCGGAGTTTCATACATCGAA gtctataatgaaaatgtttatgacTTACTAAAACCATCAAGTACTCCACTGCAATTGCGTGAAGATTCCAAGTATGGAGTAATGGTGGCTGGATTAACTTTGCACAATATCAAAACAGCAAGagaacttttaaatatgttggaaaatggtaataaaaatagaaccCAACATCCAACAGATGCCAATGCAGAGAGTTCAAGAAGCCATGCTGTGTTTCAA GTGTATGTAAAGATGCGATATAAGACTAGCAGTCAACTGCGTATTGTGAAGTTATCTATGATAGACCTGGCTGGTAGTGAACGCGCATCCGCCACAGGTTGTATTGGGGAGAGGTTCAAGGAAGGCGCTAATATTAACAAGAGTCTGTTGTCTTTGGGtaactgtataaataaattggctGATGGAAGCAGTTACATACCCTACAG GGACTCAAAACTAACTCGCCTCCTCAAGGACAGTCTGGGCGGTAACTGCAAGACAGTTATGATTGCAAATGTATCACCATCGAGCCTCAGTTATGAGGACACATATAACACTCTAAAATATGCAGCTCGGGCTAACAAGATACAGCTCAGTATTAAGAAGAATATAGTGGACGGAGAGATGAGGCTATCACAGTACCTCAAGATCAATGAAGAGTTGAAGAAGAAGATCAAGGAATTGGAGGCAAAGTTGTCACTCTCTTCTGTCAGGGTGGTCAAAGAAACTGATGGGAATAAGGAGAAAG tgAAACAATGGCGTCAACGCATATTAGCTGAGGAAGAAACCCATACTGCACTTGAGGAAAAGCTACTGTCTCTCATGTGCCAGCAGAAAGTCTTGGCTTTGAGGCAACGTCTGAGGACAAGGGCCTTTTCTCATGTTGCTGATTTAGCTCATCGGTCTTCATCGGAGCCTTTGAATcaa ATACGCACGGAAGACATACCTCGTCAGGAGCGAGCAGCGGAAAGTTACGCTAAGAAAGCCATATTATTGGACACGAAAATCATGACCACTTGGACGAAGTGGGATGAGAGTCggaagaaaatgaaaaatctatACAACAAGGCACTAACCGACTGTCCAGATATCATTGACTTTGTTGAGAAACAACAATTGCAAAGTGACCTCAGACACATTAAGGCTAGAGACGAGTTGCGGTATAAATTGCTAACGATCGAGAATCAGGAAATAACAGCGTTCACGGATTACATGAGCGATATGCCAAATATGCTTAAAAAGCTTTACCTGACGCTCAAAGGCTACGACAAAGCTCCGCCGGCATTGACGGAAGAATATCACGAAATCATGAAGAAAGCAAAGTCCGCTAAAGGAATTACGTGGTCGGACGAAGATTTAGAAAACGACgtgcattttaaattcatttcctCTCTCGATTTGGAGAAACCGACCACTACATTGGACTTTGGTAAAAAGGACGTAAACTCAACTATAGACATTGTAACGGATAGTGATGATTTGACAGACATAGAGAACAAAGAACCTAAACAGTTATCAGCTAAGAAACGCAAAGGGACACCGATAAAACTGGCTAATAATGAgacgataataataaatgattcatTCGAAAGTTTGGATGCGACGAGAAATTTGAATTCGGCCAAGAAGGTTAAGAGAGAAAATAGTCCAGCGTTGGACATTGAGAATAATTATGGGGTTATCGATCCCAACAGCTTGAATTCGACGTTCGTGCTCGCGAATAATATGAATTCTTGGAAGAAAGTGCCAGTTAAAGCAGAACCCAAGGATAGAGAGCCCGTAAAGACTGGACTTCAGGATAGGACTAATATTATTCATCGACCCATCAGTTTTAATGATAGAG CGAAAATAGTAAAACCGGTGGTTGGTAAAGCAGCGGCGTTCAGAAGAAACCCAGCTCCGCCGGTGAAGCCCGCGGCCGGTTTTGGTTCCAGCGTTGCCAGGGATGGGACTGCTTTGCAAAAGAATGTGCAag ACGCAAGGAAGCCGATAAATCCAAAATCAGTTGGTTATAAAGCAGTGCGAGCGAGAGAGAGAATGCAGACCCACCCGTACACGAGACCGGCCATCAggaaatga
- the LOC119831254 gene encoding uncharacterized protein LOC119831254: MSSRRLLFHSASTQEMFDKILKLLEDPKYPCLGPHLRLLSLTGLWHPVLNRITRLKITLFYLTVLFFFSQYIKCIIFFDADSLKLILQYMPFHMGIVKTCFFHRQYDKWSQMIEFISKLETHQLKQKCFNHLQINYIKRSRRVTYFFWALAFFSNFSIFSEPYRKNQSIENGTSTYVYIFDGYTPFSRVPPGYYCSMFIQTVFGHIVSAYVVVWDTCVVSVMIFFAGQLKIFRAYSKNIFDEGSVVKHRQQIANCHFFYTELVKYQKLFNSLISPVMFVYLIVISVSLGVCIIQIVELQNDIGAQISAGLFLIACLIQLLIFYWHSNEVTNESLYACCGPYESNWVGADLRSQRQVALLIATTNRRLIFKAGPFNEMSLSTFVSILRTSYSFFTLLNETANNK, translated from the exons ATGT CTTCGAGACGTTTGCTATTTCATAGCGCATCTACCCAAgaaatgtttgataaaattttaaaacttcttgAGGATCCCAAATATCCATGCCTTGGTCCGCATTTGCGTCTACTAAGTTTAACTGGACTCTGGCATCCAGTTCTCAACCGTATAACACGGCTTAAAATAACCTTGTTTTACCTAACAGTTCTCTTTTTCTTCAGccaatacataaaatgtattattttctttgacgcggattcattaaaacttattttacaatacatgCCTTTTCATATGGGAATCGTGAAGACATGTTTTTTCCATAGACAATACGACAAATGGTCTCAGatgattgaatttatttctaaactaGAGACTCAtcagttaaaacaaaaatgttttaaccaTCTTcagataaattacattaaacgcAGTCGTAGAGTTACCTATTTCTTCTGGGCACTAGCATTCTTCTCAAACTTTAGTATTTTCTCAGAGCCATACCGGAAAAATCAGTCGATCGAAAATGGAACAAGCACTTACGTGTACATATTCGATGGTTATACTCCATTCAGTCGTGTTCCACCTGGTTATTACTGTTCAATGTTCATACAAACTGTTTTTGGACACATTGTAAGCGCTTATGTCGTGGTATGGGACACATGTGTCGTGTCCGTAATGATATTCTTCGCTGGacagttgaaaatatttcgaGCTTACAGTAAAAATATCTTCGATGAAGGTAGTGTTGTGAAACATCGCCAGCAAATTGCTAATTGTCATTTCTTTTACACGGAGCTGGTAAA GTACCAGAAATTATTCAACTCTTTGATATCACCAGTTATGTTCGTGTACTTGATAGTAATTTCCGTGAGCCTGGGAGTGTGTATAATACAAATAGTTGAG CTGCAAAATGACATCGGGGCGCAAATATCCGCCGGTTTATTCCTGATCGCTTGTCTTATTCagcttttgatattttattggcACAGCAACGAAGTGACCAATGAG AGCCTTTATGCATGCTGCGGTCCTTATGAAAGCAATTGGGTTGGTGCTGATTTAAGATCGCAAAGACAGGTCGCTTTGCTGATTGCAACAACAAATAGACGACTAATTTTCAAAGCTGGTCCTTTCAACGAAATGTCGCTCTCCACTTTTGTTTCG ATTTTACGCACAAGTTACAGTTTTTTCACACTGCTGAATGAAACTGCGAACAATAAATAA